The DNA window TTGAGGGAGGAGTTGAAGTAATTGGAGAAAACTATGTGCAGGAAGCTTTAAAGGTTTATCCACTTATTGAAAAAAAGGTTGAATGGCATTTTATAGGTCATATTCAAAGAAATAAAATAAAAAAGATAATTA is part of the Caldisericia bacterium genome and encodes:
- a CDS encoding YggS family pyridoxal phosphate-dependent enzyme; amino-acid sequence: MEREKIIQNVKRILSEIPEGITLLAACKSRTYEEINAAIEGGVEVIGENYVQEALKVYPLIEKKVEWHFIGHIQRNKIKKII